Proteins from one Planctomyces sp. SH-PL62 genomic window:
- a CDS encoding PD-(D/E)XK motif protein produces MSLETLWQEISNDPARPEAGYLSRRVGIDSPCDMRAAIEFPAGNRVLLVGVPSGPLARAGKLPRSAGIEVSQISMAKPRAGQATVAVRLIESRYADIYTVVCEDLARHLGRAADGPAAAEALVARLRKWQQFLDRTAPEGLAPPARQGLFGELKFLQTLLGSSIDARVAVDAWRGPLAADQDFQFSESSVEVKSTTAKFHQVLEIASERQLDAEGLLFVLHLSLEERPSGAETLPALVAAVRASLAGEALPSESFESRLIDAGYLDAHSPQYLETGYAIRAANYFQVAGDFPRIVEAGLKVGVGAVRYSISVAECMRHRVDEATVIGTITGAGP; encoded by the coding sequence ATGAGCCTCGAGACGCTATGGCAGGAGATCTCTAACGACCCCGCGAGGCCGGAGGCCGGCTACCTCTCCCGCCGGGTGGGGATCGACTCCCCGTGCGACATGCGCGCGGCGATCGAGTTTCCCGCGGGGAATCGCGTCCTCTTGGTCGGCGTGCCGTCCGGGCCGCTCGCGAGGGCCGGGAAACTCCCCCGTTCTGCGGGGATCGAGGTATCGCAGATCTCGATGGCCAAACCCAGGGCAGGACAGGCGACCGTCGCCGTGCGCCTGATTGAGTCGCGGTACGCCGACATCTACACCGTCGTTTGCGAGGACCTCGCCCGCCATCTGGGGCGCGCCGCGGACGGCCCGGCTGCCGCCGAGGCACTCGTGGCGAGGCTGCGCAAGTGGCAGCAGTTCCTGGATCGGACGGCACCCGAAGGCCTCGCGCCTCCAGCCCGGCAGGGCCTCTTCGGCGAGCTGAAATTCCTCCAGACGTTGCTCGGCAGCAGCATCGATGCAAGAGTGGCGGTCGACGCCTGGAGGGGGCCGCTCGCCGCCGACCAGGACTTCCAGTTTTCCGAGTCGTCCGTCGAAGTGAAGTCGACGACCGCCAAGTTTCATCAGGTGCTCGAGATCGCTAGCGAGAGGCAGCTCGACGCGGAGGGGCTGCTCTTCGTCCTGCACCTCTCCCTGGAGGAACGGCCAAGTGGCGCGGAGACGCTTCCTGCGCTGGTCGCCGCCGTCAGGGCTTCGCTCGCCGGTGAGGCCCTGCCATCGGAATCGTTCGAGAGTCGGCTGATTGATGCCGGCTACCTGGACGCGCACTCGCCCCAGTATCTCGAAACCGGCTACGCGATCAGGGCCGCGAACTATTTTCAGGTGGCGGGCGATTTCCCGCGGATCGTCGAGGCCGGCCTGAAAGTCGGCGTCGGCGCGGTACGTTATTCCATAAGCGTGGCAGAGTGTATGCGTCACCGGGTCGATGAGGCGACGGTGATCGGCACGATAACGGGGGCCGGCCCATGA
- a CDS encoding Z1 domain-containing protein → MTTPYEQVRQVAQVLLKSAPRPLPDGCIREQVEQARKLVPLDDEDRDRLVRELETLFNVTIGIGAILVDQAGHEPWLETRHAEIEAATGWRYWKRYARLLEEEANWPPKVIDRTDKLIEEVLGWIEYPARPGAWDRRGLICGNVQSGKTAHYTGLICKAADAGYKLIVVLAGGHDNLRSQTQLRLDEGFLGYESSQIFQEGGMKLVGVGNLDPSCPAPDTITNSSQNGDFNRAVADRFKIQPGGKPLLFVVKKNAGVLKNLLRWVEFYATPGAEGRKLVRGVPLIVIDDEADYASVDTGVGNINEDGKPDPDHDPKAINGLIRKLLYHFEQTAYIGYTATPFANIFIHEKGKTAKHGEDLFPRSFIKNMPAPSNYVGPARVFGHDADPEAGLEEREPLPIIRPIADYQGWVPDKHKNGHVPGELPDTLKEAIRAFVLVCAARRARGQAMKHSSMLVHVTKFTNVQETISRQIAEEMTWIEQVLRRGQGAAGEALMPQLKALWERDFEPTTDRMNATRLSGEDEYQALVWEEVEAHLQDAARWIKVRVVNGMAGDILDYSANASQGLSVIAIGGDKLSRGLTLEGLSVSYYLRSTKMYDTLMQMGRWFGYRPGYLDLCRLYTTDELIGWYEHISIASEELRSRFDEMALARSTPEQYGHRVRCHPDLLITSGVKMRHGVQMELTYSGGISETISLFRDRPTLARNRSAVEDFVASLGKPRERTDKKPLATLIWDGVPTERVLDDFLGRFRVPNDVDKVRIPLIRSYIQNCLREDELTEWTVALISSSQKEAEQREIGGHRVGLIKRQHIGQDFKADDERARYTIRRLVSPSDETLDMTKADIAAALDATRQAWGADPNRSADGKKEPDVPGGVQIRDRRPVTRGLLLIYPLEPGPAAVEEIPIGFAISFPGGSRTERLRYRVNNVYFAQEFGGEE, encoded by the coding sequence ATGACGACACCGTACGAGCAGGTCAGGCAGGTGGCGCAGGTGCTCCTCAAGTCCGCTCCTCGCCCGCTCCCCGATGGTTGCATCCGGGAGCAGGTTGAGCAGGCACGCAAACTGGTACCGCTGGACGATGAGGATCGTGATCGGCTCGTGAGGGAGCTTGAGACGCTCTTCAACGTGACCATAGGTATTGGCGCGATCCTGGTTGATCAGGCCGGCCACGAGCCGTGGCTGGAAACCCGCCATGCCGAGATCGAGGCCGCCACGGGCTGGCGGTACTGGAAGCGGTACGCCCGGCTCCTCGAGGAGGAGGCGAACTGGCCCCCGAAGGTCATTGACCGAACGGACAAGCTTATCGAAGAGGTACTCGGCTGGATCGAATACCCTGCCCGTCCAGGCGCATGGGATCGGCGGGGCCTCATCTGCGGCAATGTCCAGTCGGGGAAGACGGCCCACTACACCGGGCTGATCTGCAAGGCGGCCGACGCGGGGTACAAGCTCATCGTCGTCCTCGCCGGCGGGCACGACAACCTCCGCAGCCAGACGCAGCTCCGCCTCGACGAGGGGTTCCTCGGCTACGAGAGTAGCCAGATCTTCCAGGAGGGGGGCATGAAGCTGGTCGGGGTCGGCAACCTGGACCCCAGTTGCCCCGCGCCGGACACCATCACCAACAGCTCCCAGAATGGGGACTTCAACCGGGCCGTGGCCGACAGGTTCAAGATTCAGCCGGGCGGGAAGCCACTCCTGTTCGTGGTCAAGAAGAACGCCGGAGTGCTGAAGAACCTGCTGCGCTGGGTGGAGTTCTATGCCACCCCGGGGGCCGAGGGCAGGAAGCTCGTGCGTGGCGTGCCCCTCATCGTGATCGATGACGAGGCGGATTACGCGTCCGTAGACACCGGCGTTGGCAACATCAATGAGGACGGGAAGCCCGACCCCGATCACGACCCGAAAGCCATCAACGGGCTGATACGGAAGCTCCTGTACCACTTCGAGCAGACTGCATATATCGGGTACACGGCGACGCCGTTCGCCAACATCTTCATCCACGAGAAGGGAAAGACGGCGAAGCACGGCGAGGACCTGTTCCCCCGCAGCTTCATCAAGAACATGCCGGCCCCCTCCAACTACGTCGGCCCGGCCCGGGTATTCGGCCACGACGCCGACCCGGAGGCCGGCCTGGAAGAGAGGGAACCCCTGCCGATCATTCGCCCAATCGCCGACTATCAGGGATGGGTTCCGGACAAACACAAGAATGGTCATGTACCCGGGGAACTCCCCGATACGCTCAAGGAGGCGATTCGGGCCTTCGTGCTTGTCTGTGCCGCCCGGCGCGCCCGCGGGCAGGCGATGAAGCACAGCTCGATGCTGGTCCATGTCACGAAATTTACAAACGTCCAGGAAACCATCTCACGGCAAATCGCTGAGGAGATGACCTGGATCGAGCAGGTGCTGAGGCGCGGCCAAGGCGCGGCGGGCGAGGCTCTCATGCCGCAGCTGAAGGCATTATGGGAGCGTGATTTCGAGCCGACCACTGACCGGATGAATGCTACGCGCCTCTCCGGCGAGGACGAGTACCAGGCTCTGGTGTGGGAAGAGGTCGAGGCCCACCTCCAGGACGCGGCCCGGTGGATCAAGGTCCGTGTCGTGAACGGGATGGCCGGGGACATCCTCGACTACTCCGCCAACGCCTCGCAGGGCCTGAGCGTGATCGCCATTGGCGGCGACAAGCTGTCGCGCGGGTTAACACTCGAGGGGCTGAGCGTCAGCTACTACCTGCGCTCCACCAAGATGTACGACACCCTTATGCAAATGGGCCGCTGGTTCGGGTACCGTCCCGGCTATCTCGACCTTTGCCGCCTTTACACCACGGACGAGTTGATCGGCTGGTACGAGCACATCTCAATCGCGAGCGAGGAACTCAGGAGCCGCTTCGACGAGATGGCCCTCGCCCGCTCCACGCCGGAACAGTACGGACACCGAGTCCGGTGCCACCCCGACTTGCTCATCACCAGCGGCGTCAAGATGCGGCATGGCGTTCAGATGGAGCTGACCTACTCGGGCGGCATCAGCGAGACGATCTCTCTCTTCAGGGACCGGCCGACCCTGGCTCGGAACAGGAGTGCGGTCGAGGACTTCGTCGCTAGCCTCGGCAAGCCGCGGGAACGGACGGACAAGAAGCCGCTCGCCACGCTCATCTGGGACGGCGTGCCGACCGAGAGGGTGCTGGACGACTTCCTGGGCCGGTTCAGGGTCCCCAACGACGTCGACAAGGTCCGCATCCCGCTCATCCGCTCCTACATCCAGAACTGCCTCAGGGAAGACGAATTGACGGAGTGGACCGTCGCGCTCATCTCCAGCAGCCAGAAGGAGGCGGAACAGCGGGAGATTGGCGGCCACCGCGTCGGCCTGATCAAGCGGCAGCACATCGGACAGGATTTTAAGGCGGACGATGAGAGGGCTCGCTACACGATCCGCCGCCTCGTGAGCCCGTCCGACGAAACGCTCGACATGACGAAGGCCGACATCGCAGCAGCCCTGGACGCGACCCGGCAGGCCTGGGGAGCCGACCCGAACCGGTCAGCCGACGGTAAGAAGGAGCCGGACGTGCCGGGCGGTGTCCAGATCCGCGACCGCCGACCCGTGACCCGCGGGCTGCTGCTGATCTACCCGCTCGAACCCGGCCCGGCAGCAGTGGAGGAGATCCCCATCGGGTTCGCCATCAGCTTCCCGGGTGGTTCCCGGACCGAGCGCCTCAGGTACCGGGTGAACAACGTCTACTTCGCCCAGGAATTCGGGGGCGAGGAATGA
- a CDS encoding ATP-binding protein, whose protein sequence is MIESLRAFGYDLPTAIADLVDNSISAEARNIWLTFFWNGPESHVAIADDGAGMAEADLVNAMRAGSRSPLAPRTPGDLGRFGLGLKTASFSQCRRLTVASTTDGTQPAVRRWDLDHVQKVRDWQLLREAASGSMPRLAQIGKLRHGTVVLWEQMDRLVTGTETTNKTDHQRFLELVQHVEEHLGMVFHRYLKGKGSIRLFINGQGERERVVPWDPFLEDETATQAGPVETLETSSGSVEVQEFVLPHHDRLTRDAHRAAGGPAGWNAQQGFYVYRNRRLLVPGDWLGLGFTKEEHYKLARIRVDINNAADREWDIDVKKSTARPPAHLRKRLRWIAEGVRKKAVAVYRHRGGAAAPRRTGPVDPVWNAAERAGKIGYVVNREHPLIARCLAESKELRPTLVALLRLLEETVPIRRIWLEETEKPDAHSQPFEKAPDKDISGVIRQVYAALRAAGLSDSEASERLRGMEAFAEHGHLVEAILPPASVKKKGTRS, encoded by the coding sequence ATGATCGAGTCGCTGCGCGCCTTCGGTTACGACCTCCCCACCGCGATAGCGGATCTGGTCGATAACAGCATCTCGGCCGAGGCCAGGAATATATGGCTCACGTTCTTCTGGAACGGCCCGGAATCGCATGTGGCGATCGCCGATGACGGTGCCGGGATGGCGGAAGCCGATCTGGTCAATGCGATGCGCGCCGGGAGCCGGAGCCCGCTGGCCCCGAGGACTCCAGGCGATCTCGGCCGTTTCGGACTGGGCCTGAAGACCGCCTCTTTCTCCCAGTGCCGCCGCCTCACCGTCGCCAGCACGACTGATGGAACTCAGCCCGCCGTCCGGAGGTGGGACCTCGATCACGTCCAGAAGGTCCGCGACTGGCAGCTTTTGCGCGAGGCGGCCTCGGGGTCCATGCCGCGCCTGGCCCAGATCGGCAAGCTGCGACACGGGACGGTGGTCCTGTGGGAGCAGATGGACAGGCTGGTAACGGGGACCGAGACCACGAACAAGACGGACCACCAGAGATTCCTCGAACTGGTACAGCATGTCGAGGAGCACCTCGGGATGGTGTTCCACCGGTACCTCAAGGGGAAGGGCTCGATCAGGCTCTTCATCAACGGGCAGGGTGAACGGGAGCGGGTCGTCCCCTGGGACCCCTTCCTGGAGGATGAAACGGCCACCCAGGCCGGGCCGGTCGAAACGCTCGAGACCTCTTCTGGCAGCGTCGAGGTACAGGAGTTCGTTCTGCCCCACCACGACCGATTGACCAGGGACGCCCACCGCGCCGCCGGCGGGCCGGCGGGGTGGAACGCCCAGCAGGGCTTCTACGTCTACCGGAACCGCCGCCTCCTCGTGCCCGGCGACTGGCTGGGGCTGGGCTTCACCAAGGAGGAACATTACAAGCTCGCACGGATCCGGGTCGACATAAACAACGCCGCGGACCGGGAGTGGGACATCGACGTCAAGAAGTCGACAGCGAGGCCGCCCGCGCACCTTCGCAAGCGGCTCCGCTGGATCGCCGAGGGGGTCCGCAAGAAGGCGGTAGCGGTCTACCGGCACCGCGGTGGCGCAGCCGCGCCGCGACGGACCGGACCGGTCGATCCTGTCTGGAACGCGGCCGAGCGGGCGGGGAAAATCGGGTACGTCGTCAACCGTGAGCACCCGCTGATCGCCCGATGCCTCGCCGAATCCAAGGAACTCCGCCCAACTCTTGTCGCGCTCCTGAGGCTGCTCGAGGAGACCGTGCCGATCCGGAGGATCTGGCTCGAAGAAACCGAGAAGCCCGATGCGCACTCCCAGCCCTTCGAGAAGGCGCCCGACAAGGACATCTCGGGAGTCATCCGGCAGGTTTACGCCGCCCTGCGAGCGGCGGGGCTCTCCGATTCCGAAGCCTCGGAGCGGTTGCGGGGGATGGAGGCGTTCGCAGAGCACGGGCATCTGGTCGAGGCGATCCTGCCTCCTGCCTCGGTGAAAAAGAAGGGCACCAGGTCATGA
- a CDS encoding DNA cytosine methyltransferase — MPVGGPVVIDLFCGAGGMSLGFQAAGCRILAGIDEDDSANATFLENFTRLQPEAPPVVPSPGEGDLHSYDLDGIPGVENVDIVIGGPPCQGFSRIGRAKLDSLRDEGQREEGFEEDPRNELYKIFLSAVRRWKPKAFVMENVPGMLSIGGQNVAEEIGADLAESGYRVGYAVLNAVWYGVPQFRERLFFTGVREDLAARPAMPPATHRIGVMPSGYFTTAASARTTHYATYLPFVMHYDLDVSHGQARFPATSVFEGLDDLPRLEDHLSEGHLPRGDFRRRMAYDRPPHSAYARLMRSWPGLGRPEGIVDHVIRRTRRDYETFGLMRPGDRYPEAIEIATERVRCKFRDRLEGESGEEIDALRVLREEFERVRSIGLPFKEWSPELVGFARELFPPYPEDKFVDKWRKLVPGGPSWTVTAHLGKDSYSHIHYDGTQKRAVSVREAARLQSFPDGFAFSGNMGDCYRQIGNAVPPLMAWAIARTVLGLLGEPARSPEDAGRGGESE; from the coding sequence ATGCCGGTAGGCGGACCTGTCGTAATCGATCTATTTTGCGGCGCAGGCGGGATGTCCCTCGGATTCCAGGCGGCCGGGTGCCGAATCCTCGCTGGCATCGATGAGGACGACTCGGCGAATGCAACTTTCTTGGAGAACTTTACTCGCCTGCAGCCCGAGGCCCCACCGGTTGTACCGTCTCCCGGGGAGGGCGACCTCCATTCGTATGACCTGGACGGCATCCCGGGAGTCGAGAACGTCGATATCGTGATCGGCGGCCCGCCATGCCAGGGGTTCTCGCGGATCGGCCGGGCCAAGCTCGACTCCCTGCGCGACGAGGGGCAGAGGGAGGAAGGGTTCGAGGAGGACCCGCGGAACGAGCTCTACAAGATCTTCCTGTCGGCCGTGCGCCGCTGGAAGCCCAAGGCGTTCGTCATGGAGAACGTCCCGGGGATGCTCTCCATCGGCGGCCAGAACGTCGCGGAGGAGATCGGGGCCGACCTCGCCGAGTCCGGCTACCGCGTCGGTTATGCCGTCCTGAACGCGGTGTGGTATGGCGTACCCCAGTTCCGGGAGCGGCTGTTCTTCACTGGGGTCAGGGAGGACCTGGCTGCTCGGCCAGCCATGCCTCCGGCGACGCATCGCATCGGCGTGATGCCCTCCGGCTACTTCACCACCGCCGCCTCGGCGAGGACGACCCACTACGCGACCTATCTGCCGTTCGTCATGCACTACGACCTCGACGTGAGTCACGGGCAGGCCCGCTTCCCGGCCACCTCAGTGTTCGAAGGGCTCGATGACCTGCCGCGACTGGAGGACCACCTCAGCGAGGGGCACCTTCCACGCGGCGATTTCCGGCGCCGCATGGCATACGACCGGCCGCCGCACTCGGCCTACGCTCGGCTAATGCGATCCTGGCCGGGACTCGGGAGACCAGAGGGGATCGTCGACCACGTCATCCGCCGGACGCGACGCGACTACGAGACGTTCGGCCTGATGCGGCCGGGAGACCGCTATCCCGAGGCCATCGAGATCGCCACCGAGAGGGTGCGCTGCAAGTTCCGGGACAGGCTGGAGGGCGAGAGCGGGGAGGAAATCGACGCGCTCCGCGTCCTGCGGGAGGAGTTCGAGCGAGTCCGGAGCATCGGCCTGCCGTTCAAGGAGTGGTCGCCCGAGCTGGTCGGCTTCGCACGAGAACTCTTCCCGCCGTATCCCGAGGACAAGTTCGTCGACAAGTGGCGGAAGCTGGTGCCGGGCGGGCCGTCCTGGACCGTCACGGCGCACCTGGGGAAGGACTCCTACTCGCACATCCACTACGACGGGACGCAGAAGCGGGCGGTCTCCGTCCGGGAGGCGGCTCGTCTCCAATCATTCCCTGACGGCTTCGCGTTCTCGGGTAACATGGGCGACTGCTACCGGCAGATCGGCAACGCCGTGCCGCCGCTCATGGCCTGGGCCATCGCCCGCACCGTCCTGGGCCTGCTAGGCGAGCCGGCGAGGTCGCCGGAAGACGCTGGAAGGGGAGGAGAATCCGAATAA
- a CDS encoding ATP-binding protein: MSVAAKNGSIAFQPRARLLKLIGEELISDEVVAISELVKNAHDADAHRVTISFEGVTGPDGFISIRDDGHGMDVDTLLGRWMEPAASTKVGKGRQVTRLGRRVLGEKGVGRFAADKLARNLTIVSRCPRHAEEVHAVVDWDRYDDEAIMLSEVLNRWEVRQAREIDGHGTLLRMGGLRSQWTERMFRRLSLRLSRLLSPFRTDKDRFVIHIESDDFPEYSGELRQDFLEKAPYRVEAEFDGEQTVTIALNNRRPVAQRWNGHGEISCGPVRIRIFAFDLEGESLARIGPRMEVRAWLREWTGVSIYRDGFRVWPYGEPHDDWLRLDQRRVNNPVEKLSNNQVIGFIDIGRDRNPDLMDQTNREGLIHNQALDDLRRLAGFVLQSIEAERQSIRHPVKRGTRPGEERAAEVDSITAKLEKLAGKAGGEVGQELRAIRHRLQERALRDVTDRKRMVEGFSSVAAIGQMTAGMLPVIPHEMKRIRDELERLKAVLHHRRIPEVRDSISGLDASLGKIDETLRVITAATGGSERRRAIDLVAETRAFRQLIEPLLAAHGAEMELVIQETDLLRTEMRPENLCCLLQILISNALDWSRGEEGPRIRLTLKGSRDHCEMIFSDGGPGVPFELAERIFDPLFSSKEGGRGMGLTIARQMVEAHGGTIVLMTDARRRGANFLVTFSRKRSRATGYA, encoded by the coding sequence GTGAGTGTCGCAGCCAAGAATGGCAGCATCGCCTTCCAGCCCCGCGCCCGCCTGCTCAAGCTCATAGGTGAGGAGCTTATCAGCGACGAGGTCGTGGCGATCAGCGAGCTGGTCAAGAACGCGCACGACGCGGACGCCCACAGGGTCACCATCTCGTTCGAGGGCGTGACCGGCCCGGACGGATTCATCAGCATCCGCGACGACGGTCACGGGATGGACGTGGACACGCTGCTAGGACGCTGGATGGAGCCGGCTGCGAGCACGAAGGTCGGCAAGGGGAGGCAGGTAACGCGGCTCGGGCGGCGAGTTCTCGGCGAGAAGGGGGTCGGACGGTTCGCGGCCGACAAGCTGGCTCGCAACCTCACCATCGTCTCTCGGTGTCCGCGGCACGCCGAGGAGGTGCACGCCGTCGTCGACTGGGACCGATACGATGACGAGGCGATTATGCTCTCCGAGGTGTTGAACCGCTGGGAGGTCCGGCAGGCTCGGGAGATCGATGGACACGGGACGTTGCTGCGCATGGGCGGGCTCCGCTCCCAGTGGACGGAGCGTATGTTCCGACGGCTGTCGCTACGCCTTTCCCGCCTGCTCTCGCCGTTCAGGACGGACAAGGACAGGTTCGTCATTCACATCGAATCCGACGACTTCCCGGAATACTCGGGAGAGCTGCGCCAGGATTTTCTCGAGAAGGCCCCATACCGCGTTGAGGCGGAATTCGACGGCGAGCAGACCGTCACCATCGCGCTCAATAACCGCCGCCCGGTGGCACAGCGGTGGAACGGCCATGGGGAAATCTCGTGCGGGCCGGTCAGGATCAGGATCTTCGCGTTCGACCTCGAGGGCGAGTCTCTGGCCAGGATCGGCCCCCGCATGGAGGTGCGGGCGTGGCTGCGGGAATGGACCGGGGTCAGTATCTACCGCGATGGTTTCCGGGTCTGGCCCTACGGCGAGCCCCACGACGATTGGCTACGCCTCGACCAGCGGCGGGTGAACAACCCGGTCGAGAAGCTCAGCAACAATCAGGTGATCGGTTTCATCGACATAGGGAGGGACCGCAACCCCGACCTGATGGACCAGACCAACCGCGAGGGTCTGATCCACAATCAGGCCCTGGACGACCTCCGCAGACTCGCCGGCTTCGTCCTCCAGAGCATCGAGGCGGAACGCCAGTCGATCCGCCACCCGGTGAAGCGGGGGACGAGGCCCGGCGAGGAGCGAGCGGCCGAGGTGGATTCCATCACGGCGAAACTGGAGAAGCTGGCAGGCAAGGCAGGCGGCGAGGTCGGGCAGGAACTCAGGGCCATCAGGCACCGGCTCCAGGAACGGGCCCTGCGGGACGTCACCGACCGCAAACGCATGGTCGAAGGGTTTTCGAGCGTCGCGGCGATCGGGCAGATGACCGCCGGGATGCTTCCGGTCATCCCCCACGAGATGAAGCGAATTCGCGACGAGCTGGAGCGGCTGAAGGCCGTCCTCCACCACCGGCGAATCCCGGAGGTCCGCGATTCGATCTCAGGCCTCGATGCCTCGCTAGGCAAGATCGACGAGACCCTCCGCGTGATCACCGCTGCAACCGGCGGCTCCGAGCGGCGACGGGCGATCGACCTGGTCGCGGAGACCCGGGCTTTCCGGCAGCTCATCGAACCCCTCCTCGCCGCCCACGGCGCCGAGATGGAGCTGGTGATTCAGGAGACCGATCTCCTGCGGACCGAGATGCGGCCGGAGAATCTCTGCTGCCTGCTCCAGATCCTGATCTCGAATGCGCTCGACTGGAGCCGGGGTGAGGAAGGGCCGAGGATCAGGCTGACGCTGAAAGGGTCGAGAGACCATTGCGAGATGATCTTCTCCGATGGTGGGCCGGGCGTTCCCTTCGAGCTGGCGGAGCGAATCTTCGACCCGCTGTTCAGCAGCAAGGAAGGCGGCCGGGGTATGGGGCTGACCATCGCCCGGCAGATGGTCGAGGCACACGGCGGCACGATCGTCCTGATGACGGACGCTCGCAGGCGTGGCGCCAATTTCCTCGTCACGTTTTCCAGAAAGCGTTCCCGGGCGACGGGATACGCGTGA
- the dcm gene encoding DNA (cytosine-5-)-methyltransferase, with protein MAPDRSGWTPHPSERRDFWNRIRAFPSEVVRWRKRFLKELLETPGRFTLTSGLPSEQLTERLDSGISHLREVARILAELYGSPDLGNKKDPTDELVYILLARHTREGAYQTAFESLKRRFPTWDQMLDAPRDEVERLVYSGGLSGKKTLALYSALGKLRETFGSCTLEPARDWSDERLEAFLCELPEIQRKSAYCVMMYAFGRLVFPADTHVGRVLSRIGPYRELGLSLDGLDHKKLQRELADLIPPNLRYSLHVNLVEHGRTVCRSPKPLCGTCEIRNLCQYYRKAESERAMAAESPTVMDLFAGGGGLSEGFSRAGFKTLAAVEMDEMAARTYRLNHPGVPDERVIEQDIRTLATGDLKRLAGKSLDVLAGAPPCQGFSSVGFRSKKSLLGYRPQDDDRNHLYETMVEAALVLRPKLFLMENVPGMKSAKREDHSFLDTAARLLEQKGTYQTEVWRLNASAFGVPQDRIRMFLVASRLKVMPLVPTADYQDTRSQHLDHDALPPVGLSEAIFDLPERAAGEGKSTEGWSTPHALTDPRFRRYLTKFGILRASRLLYQHTVRYHNPNDLELYAMLRPGEDSIHALERHGRSDLMRYRRDVFDDKYARLRGDRPCKTIVAHLAKDGNGYIHPTQVRSISLREAARVQSFHDGYIFCGSPSEQWVQLGNAVPPVLAEAIARSFRRALERS; from the coding sequence GTGGCCCCCGACCGCTCGGGCTGGACCCCGCACCCGAGCGAGCGCCGCGATTTCTGGAATCGCATTCGCGCCTTCCCTTCCGAGGTCGTCCGCTGGAGGAAGCGGTTCCTGAAGGAGCTCCTCGAAACGCCCGGACGGTTCACGCTCACCTCTGGGCTCCCGTCGGAGCAACTGACCGAGCGACTCGATTCCGGCATCAGCCATCTTCGCGAGGTAGCCCGAATCCTCGCCGAGCTCTACGGTTCGCCCGACCTCGGCAACAAGAAGGATCCCACCGACGAGCTTGTCTACATCCTGCTCGCTCGGCACACCCGGGAAGGTGCCTACCAGACGGCTTTCGAGTCATTGAAACGCCGGTTCCCGACCTGGGACCAGATGCTAGACGCCCCGCGGGACGAGGTCGAGCGGCTCGTCTATTCGGGCGGCCTGTCGGGGAAGAAGACTCTCGCGCTCTACTCCGCGCTGGGCAAGCTCCGGGAGACTTTCGGTTCCTGCACGCTGGAGCCAGCTCGCGACTGGTCCGACGAGAGGCTCGAGGCCTTCCTTTGCGAGCTGCCCGAGATCCAGCGGAAGAGCGCCTACTGCGTGATGATGTACGCCTTTGGTCGTCTGGTCTTCCCGGCTGACACGCACGTCGGGCGGGTTCTCAGCCGGATCGGCCCTTACCGCGAGTTGGGGCTCTCCCTAGACGGTCTGGACCACAAGAAGCTTCAGCGTGAACTCGCGGATCTGATCCCACCCAACCTCCGCTACTCCCTGCACGTCAACCTCGTCGAGCACGGGCGGACCGTCTGCAGGAGCCCGAAGCCGCTCTGCGGCACCTGCGAGATCCGCAACCTCTGCCAGTATTACCGCAAGGCCGAGTCGGAGCGTGCCATGGCGGCGGAGTCGCCCACGGTCATGGATCTGTTCGCCGGGGGCGGAGGCCTCTCGGAAGGCTTCTCGCGGGCGGGCTTCAAGACGCTCGCGGCGGTCGAGATGGACGAGATGGCCGCTCGCACCTATCGGCTCAACCACCCTGGCGTGCCGGACGAGCGGGTGATCGAGCAGGATATCCGCACCCTCGCGACGGGCGACCTGAAGCGGCTGGCCGGGAAGTCGCTCGACGTCCTCGCTGGTGCGCCCCCTTGCCAGGGGTTCTCTTCGGTCGGATTCCGCTCGAAGAAATCGCTTCTTGGTTATCGCCCCCAGGATGACGACCGTAACCACCTGTACGAAACGATGGTCGAGGCCGCGCTGGTCCTCCGTCCGAAGCTCTTCCTGATGGAGAACGTGCCGGGCATGAAGTCCGCGAAGCGTGAGGACCATTCCTTCCTCGACACGGCGGCACGACTGCTCGAACAGAAAGGCACCTATCAGACCGAGGTCTGGCGCCTGAACGCTTCAGCGTTCGGCGTGCCGCAGGACCGCATCCGGATGTTTCTCGTTGCCTCCCGCCTGAAGGTCATGCCGCTCGTGCCCACGGCGGACTACCAGGACACTCGCAGTCAGCACCTCGACCATGACGCGTTACCTCCCGTCGGCCTGTCCGAGGCGATATTCGACCTGCCGGAGCGGGCCGCAGGGGAGGGCAAGTCGACCGAGGGCTGGTCGACGCCGCATGCCTTGACCGATCCGCGGTTCCGCCGTTACCTCACGAAATTCGGCATACTCCGCGCGTCTCGCCTCCTGTATCAGCACACCGTCCGCTACCACAACCCGAACGACCTCGAACTTTACGCCATGCTCCGGCCTGGCGAGGACAGCATCCACGCCCTCGAAAGACACGGTCGCAGCGACCTGATGCGTTACCGCCGGGACGTGTTCGACGACAAGTACGCGAGGCTCCGGGGCGACCGACCGTGCAAGACGATCGTGGCGCACCTCGCGAAGGACGGCAACGGCTACATCCATCCCACCCAGGTGCGGTCCATCAGCCTCCGCGAGGCGGCCCGCGTCCAGTCGTTCCACGACGGATACATCTTCTGCGGTTCCCCGTCCGAGCAGTGGGTCCAACTCGGAAATGCGGTCCCGCCTGTGCTGGCCGAGGCGATCGCCCGCAGCTTCCGCCGCGCCCTCGAAAGGAGCTGA